GCGACCTGCTCGGGGACCGGAGGTCGAGCCCCCCGGCGACCTGGAGCTGCAGCTCCACGAGGTCGACGCCGAAGACCGCCTCGGTGACGGGGTGCTCGACCTGCAGGCGGGTGTTCATCTCCAGGAAGGCGACCCGGTCGCCGGAGACCATGAACTCCACCGTGCCGGCGCCGACGTACCCGATCGCCTCGGCGGCGCTGCGGGCCGCGGCGTGCAGGGTGCGCCGCACGTCGTCGGACAGGCCGGGCGCCGGCGCCTCCTCGACGACCTTCTGGTGGCGTCGCTGGACCGAGCAGTCGCGCTCGCCCAGCACCAGCACGCCGCCGTGCGCGTCGCCCACGACCTGGACCTCGACGTGGCGGCCGTGCTCGAGGTAGGCCTCCACGAAGACCGTGCCGTCGCCGAACGCCGAGGCCGCCTCGGCCTGCGCGCCCGCCACCGCCTCCGCGAGGTCGTCGAGCGTGCGCACCACCCGCATGCCGCGGCCGCCGCCACCGGCCGAGGCCTTGACCAGCACCGGCAGGTCGGCCTCGGAGACCGCGCCCGGGTCGAGGTCGGTCAGCACCGGCACGCCCGCGGCCGCCATCAGCCGCTTGGCCTTGATCTTGGAGCCCATCGCCTCGATCGACGCCGGCGTCGGGCCCACCCAGGTCAGGCCGGCGTCGAGGACCGCGCGGGCGAAGCCGGCGTTCTCGGACAGGAAGCCGTAGCCCGGGTGCACCGCGTCGGCCCCGGCCCGGCGGGCGGCGTCGACCACGAGGTCGGCGCGGAGGTAGGTCTCGGACGGGGTGGAGCCCGGCAGGTGGACCGCGACGTCGGCCTCGCCGACGAACGGCAGCCCCGCGTCGGCGTCGGAGTGCACCGCCACGGTCTCGATGCCGAGCCGGCGGCAGGTCGCGAACACGCGCCGCGCGATCTCGCCGCGGTTGGCCACGAGCAGCCGGGTGATGGTCATGTCGCTCCTCACGTGCGGAACACCCCGAAGCGGCTGGTGCCCTCGACGCGGTGGTGGGAGGTGATCACGGACAGGCAGATCCCCAGGACCGTGCGGGTGTCGCGCGGGTCGATGACGCCGTCGTCGTAGAGCATCCCGGAGAGGAAGAACGGCATGCTCTGCTCCTCGATCTGGGCCTCGACGAGCTCCTTGATGCCGGCGAACCCCTCGGCGTCGAAGGTCTGGCCGCGGGACTCCGCGGACTGCCGGGCGACGATCTCCATCACCCCGGCCAGCTGCGCCGGGCCCATCACCGCCGACTTGGCGCTCGGCCAGGTGAAGAGGAACCGCGGGTCGTAGGCGCGACCGTTCATCCCGTAGTTGCCCGCGCCGTACGACGCCCCGAGGACCACCGTCAGGTGGGGCACGGTGCTGTTGCTGACCGCGTTGATCATCTGGGCGCCGTGCTTGATGATGCCGCCCTGCTCGTACTCCGCCCCGACCATGTAGCCGGTCGTGTTGTGCAGGAACAGCAGCGGCACGTCGACCTGGTTGGCGAGCTGGATGAACTGCGTCGCCTTCTGCGCCTCCTCGGAGAACAGCACGCCCTGGGCGTTGGCGAGGATGCCGACCTGGTGGCCGTGGATCCGCGCCCACCCGGTGACCAGCGACGCGCCGTAGAGCGGCTTGAACTCGTCGAAGACCTGGCCGTTGGTCGGCGAGACGCCGTCGGCCAGGTGGGCGATCACCTCGCGCGGGTCGAACGGCTCCTTGAGGTCGGTGGGGATCAGGTCGAGCAGGTCGTCGGGGTCCAGCGCCGGCTCGGTGTACGCCGCAGGGCCCGCGCTGGCGGCCGGGCTCGTCGGGGACCACCGGTCGGGGTTGAGCCGCGCCACGATCCGCCGCCCGATCCGGATGGCGTCGTGCTCGTCGACGGCGAGGTAGTCCGCGAGGCCGGAGGTCCGCGCGTGCATCTCGGCGCCGCCCAGCGACTCGTCGTCCGACTCCTCGCCGGTGGCCATCTTGACCAGCGGCGGCCCGCCGAGGAACACCTTCGCCTGCCCCTTGACCATCACGGTGTAGTCGCTCATCCCGGGCACGTAGGCGCCGCCCGCGGTCGAGTTGCCGAAGACCAGCGCGATCGTCGGCTGCTTGCGGGCGCTGGAGCGGGTCAGGTCGCGGAAGACCTTGCCGCCGGGGATGAAGATCTCCTTCTGGGTCGGCAGGTCGGCGCCGCCGGACTCGACCAGCGAGATCGTCGGCAGGCCGTTCTCCTCGGCGATCTGCGCCGCCCGGAAGCCCTTGCGCACCGTCCACGGGTTGCTCGCGCCGCCCTTGACCGTCGGGTCGTTGGCGGTGATGAGGCACTCCACGCCCTCGACGACGCCGATGCCGGTGACCAGGCTGGCGCCGACCGCGAAGTCCGACCCCCAGCCGGCCAGCGGGCTCAGCTCGAGGAACGCGCTGCCCGGGTCGACGAGCAGCTCGATCCGCTCGCGCGGGAGCAGCCTGCCGCGGGCGTGGTGGCGCTCGACGTACTTCGGCCCGCCGCCGGCCACCGCCTTGGCCTGCTCGGCCTCGAGCTCGGCGATCTTGCCGAGCATCGACGCGCGCCGGTCGGCCGCGACGTCGTCCACGGCGCTCATGCGGTGTACCCCAGCAGGCGGGCACTCAGGTCGGTCAGCACTTCGGTCGCTCCTCCTCCGATGCCGAGGATCCGGGAGTCGCGGTAGTGCCGCTCCACCTCGGTCCCGTGCAGGTAGCCGGTGCCGCCGTGCAGCTGCACCGCCCGGTCGACGACGTGGTCGCAGGCCTCGACGGCCGTCTGCTTGGCCAGGCAGGCCTCCGCGACGACGTCCTCCCCCGCGACGTGCCGCGCGGCGACGTGGCGGGTGTAGACGCGGGCGGTCTCGACCTGCCGGTGCATCTCGACCAGCTGGTGCTGCACCACCTGGCGGCTGGCCAGCGGGCGGCCGAAGGTCTCCCGCTCCCGTGCGTACGCCGCGGCGAGCGCCAGCGACCGCGCCGCGATCCCGTAGGCGTGCACGGCCAGCGCGATCCGCTCGACGACGAACTGCTCGGCGATCTGGACGAAGCCGCTGTGCTCCTCGCCGACGAGGTTCGCGACGGGGACGCGCACGTCGGCGTACGCCAGCTCGGCGGTGTCGGAGCAGTGCCAGCCCATCTTGCCCAGCGAGCGGTCGACGGTGAACCCGGGCGTGCCCTTCTCGACCACGAGCAGGCTGATGCCGCCGTGACCGGGGCCGCCGGTGCGCACCGCGGTGGTCACGAAGTCGGCCCGCACCCCGCTGGTGATGAAGGTCTTGGTGCCGTTGACGACGTAGTGGTCGCCGTCGCGCACTGCGGTCGTGCGCAGGCGCGCGACGTCGGAGCCGCCGCCGGGCTCGGTGACGGCCAGCGCACCGATCAGCTCCCCCGCCAGGGTCGGGCGCACCCAGCGGTCGACCTGCTCGGGGGTGCCGCGGGCCGCGAGGTGCGGCAGCGCGATGCCGGCGGTGAACAGCCCGGCGGCCAGCCCCGAGGACCCGCCCGCGGCGAAGAACGCCTCCTGCAGCGCGACGGAGTCGAGCAGGGTGCCGCCCTCGCCGCCGACCGCCTCGGGGAAGGAGAGGCCCAGCAGGCCGGCCCTCGCCGCGGCCTGGTGGAGCGAGCGCGGGATCTCCCCGGCGTCCTCCCAGTCCTGCAGGTGGGGCAGCACCTCGCGGCGCACCAGCTCGGCCGTCGACTCCTGCAGCGCGCGCTGCTCGTCGGTCCAGGCTCCCGGTCCCTGAGCGTGTCGAAGGGTCACAGCAGCTCCTGGGGGACGTCGACGTGACGCGAGCGCAACCACTCGCCCAGCGCCTTGGCCTGCGGGTCGAACCGGGTCGAGGCGGCCACCCCGTCGCCGAGCAGGCCGCGCACCAGCACGTTGACGCCGTGCAGGTTGGGCAGCCCGACCACCTCGACCTCGAGGTCGGCGGCCTCGGGCAGCAGCGCCTTGACGCGTGCGGGCGTCACGAAGCCGGCCAGCCACCGCCCGCGCGCCTCCTGCAGCTCGCCCGAGCGGGCCCACAGGCCCACGTTGGCGTCGCCGCCCTTGTCGCCGGACCGGGCGTGGACGAAGGTGCCGAGCGGGACCCTTCGAGACGGCTGCCGCGCCCCCTCCTCCGGGACCGACCCCACCTCGGACGACGCCTCGCTCCCCGAGTTCCCCCCGTTCCCTGAGGAAGGACGAAGTCCTGTCTCGAAGGGTCCTGTCTCGAAGGGTGTCCCGAAGGGTCCGGTCTCGGGGACCACCTCGGTCGTGCCGTCGGGCAGGTGCACGGTGTGGGTGACGACGTCGCGGTCGACGTACGCCGGCCGGTAGACGCCGTACGGCACGGCGGGGCCGGGGGGCGAGGTGAGCGTGAAGCCGGGGTACGACGCCAGCGCGAGCTCCACGCCGACGGCGGTGAAGGCCTTGCCGACGGGGTCGGGCGAGGGGTCCTTGACGCTGACCCGCAGCAGGCACGAGGCCCCCTCCTCGGTGTCGGCGTCCTCCTGCGGTGCCCGGGTCCGCGACCAGGTGACCTCGGCGGCACCGAGGCGCGGCTCGAGCTGCGCCCGCACCCAGGCGGCCTTCTCGTCGAGGTCGAGACCGGTCAGCACCAGCTCGAGCTGGTTGCGCCAGCCGCCGAGCTCGTTGACGCAGACCTTGAGCCGGGCGGGCGCGGGGAGGCCGCGGACCCCGGAGACGCGCACCCGGTCGGGGCCCTCCTGGTGCAGCACGACCGAGGTGAGGTCGACGGTGACGTCGGGGCCGAGGTAGGCGGTCGTCTGCACCTCGTACATCAGCTGCGCGGTGACGGTGTCGACCGAGACCAGCCCGCCGGTGCCGTCGTGCTTGGTGATCACGCTGCTGCCGTCGGCGGCGACCTCGGCGATCGGGAAGCCGAGCGGCCGGGCGTCGCGGGCCAGCTCGAGGAAGCCGGAGAAGTTGCCCCCGGTGGCCTGGGTGCCGCACTCGACCACGTGGCCGGCGACGACGGCCCCGGCGAGCTGGTCGAGGTCGGCGGGCGTCCAGCCGTGGTGCCAGGCGGCGGGGCCCACGACCACCGACGCGTCGGTGACGCGACCGGTCACGACGACGTCGGCGCCGGCCTCCAGCGCCCGGGCGATGCCGAAGCCGCCGAGGTAGGCGTTGGCGGTGAGCGCGCCGTCGAGCCCGAGCTCGGCCGCGCGGGGCGCGAGGTCGTCGCCGTCGACCCAGGCGATCGACGGCGAGAGGCCGAGCCCGTCGGCCACCTCGCGCAGCCGGGCCGCGAGGCCGGCGGGGTTGAGGCCGCCCGCGTTGGAGACCAGCCGCACGCCCCGCTCCAGCGCCAGGCCGAGGCAGTCCTCGACCTGCCGCACGAAGGTCCGGGCGTAGCCCGTCGAGGGGTCCTTGAGCCGGTCACGGCCCAGGATCAGCATCGTCAGCTCGGCCAGGTAGTCGCCGGTGACCACGTCGAGGGGTGCCCCGCCCTCCAGCACCTCGCGCATGGCCGAGAGCCGGTCGCCGTAGAAGCCGCTGCAGTTGGCGACGACCAGGGGCCGCGCGGCGTCGGGGAGGCTCACGCCACCGGGCCCGCGGGGTCGTCGAGACCCGTGGCGCCGGGCGCGCGGCCCGGTCCGGGCGGGCCGGCGAAGGCCTGCGCGAGGTCGAGCCAGCGGTCGGCGACGGGCCCCACCGCCGTCAGGTCGAGGTCGTCGCGGTGGCGGCGCTGGGTCACCCGCAGGCAGAAGTCGTACGCCGACCCGGTGACCCGCTGCTCGGCCGCCTCGTCGCCCCAGGTCCAGGCCTCGCCCGACGGCGCGACCAGCTCGACGCGGACCTCCTCGGTCGGCGCGGGCAGCCCGTGGGTGGCGAACGCGAACCCGCGGGTCCGCACCCCCAGGTGGGCGACGTGGCGGATCCGGTCGGTCGGGAGCACCACCGCGTCGAGCGCGTCGGCGACGTCGAGCGCGTGCGCCCAGGTCTCCATGAAGCGGGCGGTGGCCATCGAGGTGGCGCTCATCGGCGGCCCGAACCACGGCATCCTCCGTCCCTCGGGGGCGCTGCGCAGCGCGGCGGCCAGGGCCGCGCGGCCAGCCCGCCACCGGGCCAGCAGGTCGGCGGGCGGCACCCGACCGCCGGCCAGCGCCTCGGCGTCGACGAACCCGTCGGGGTCCTCCAGCGCGCGGAGCACCAGTGCGTCCCAGACGTCCTTGCTGGTGGCGGCGGCGACCGCGGCGTCGTCGGTCCAGGCCAGGTGGGCGACCTGGGTGGCGACGTCCCAGCCGGGCGCCGGGGTCGGCGTGCGCCAGCCGGTCTCGTCGAGGTCGGCGACCAGCCGCTCGAGCTGCGCACCCTCCGCCTCCAGGTCGGCGAGGACCTGCTCCAGCACGTTCATGCGGCCTCCAGGGCGGCGTCGAGGGTCTGCGCCCAGGCCGCGAGGATGCGTCCCCGGCGGGCGGTGTCGTCGCTGATCGTGTTGGCCAGGCCCAGGCCGCGCACCAGGTCGAGGGTGCCCTGGACCAGCTCGCGGACGCCGGGACGGCTCTCGTCGACGCCGAGCGCGGCGACGGCGATCCGGTGGGCGTCGCGGCCCACCCGCTGCTCCAGCGGCAGCACCGCGGCGTGCAGCGCGGGGTCGGTGCGCGCCGCCACCCACAGCTCGAGCGCGGCGGAGAAGACCGGCGAGGTGAAGTGGTCGGCGAACATCTCCAGCACCGCGCGCGTGCGTCGCCTGCCCGTCGGCAGCCCCGCCGCGGCGGCCCGCAGCTCCTCGCCGCGGACCTCGCTCAGGTGGGCCACCGCCGCGAGGACGAGGTCGCTCTTGGTCGGGAAGTGGTGCAGCTGGGCCCCGCGGCTCACCCCGGCGCGCTGGGAGACCAGCGTCGTGGAGGTGCCGGACCAGCCGTGCTCGACCAGGCACTCGATGGTGGCCTCGAGCAGCCGCTGCCGCATGGCGCGGGTGCGCTGCTCCTGGGGCACCCGCGTCGTGGTCACCGGGCGATCCTCGCCCGCTCACCAACAAACAGTCAAGACTGACTTTTAGTGGGTCCGCGCGCCGCGCCGCGCGGCGACGAGCACGACGACCGCCGCGGCCCACGACAGCGCGGCCGCGACCACCACCGCCACCTGCCAGCCGTCGACCACCGCGGCGGCACCGGCGCCCGGGCCGGCGTGCTGGACCAGGACCGAGAACAGCGTGATGCCGCACGCGGCCCCGAGGTAGCGCGCGGTGTTGTTGGTGCCCGACCCCATGGCCGCCCGGTCGGGCGGCACGTGGGCCACCGCCTCGCGCCCCAGGCCCGCGTTGAGCACCCCGGTGGCCAGGCCCGCGACCGCCAGCGCCGGCACCAGCCGCCAGGCCGAGGAGCCCGTGGTGAGGCCGAGCCCCAGGAGCTGGCCGGCGCCGACCACGACGAGGGCGACGCCGAGCGTGGCCGAGCCCGACAGCGGCAGCGCGACCCGGCGCACCAGCAGCGAGGTGCCCACGCTGGTCGCCGACCACACGAGGATCAGCCAGGTCGCGGTCCACACCCCCTCCCCCAGGCCGAGCTGCACGACCAGCGGCACGTTGGAGGTCATCGCGATGATCCCCAGGCCCACCCCCAGGGCCCCGACCGTCGCGGCCAGGAACCCCGGCTCGGCCAGCAGCCGCAGCTCCACCATCGGCTCGGCGACCCGGCGCTCGACCACCACGAAGGCGACCAGCGAGGCCACCGCCAGCGCCAGCAGCGCGACGACGAGCGGCGAGAGCCCCGCCCGGATCCCCGTCAGGCCCGCGACCAGGAGCGTGAGGCCACCGGCGAGGGCGATCGTCCCCGCGACGTCCAGCCGCCTCGGGTGGGCCGCCCGCGACTCGCCCAGCCCGCGAGCGCTCGGCACCACGAGGGCCAGCACGAGCACGGCCGTCAGCGCGTAGCCCTCGCGCCACCCGGTGCCGACGTCGAGGCCGGCCGCCAGGAGCGCGCCCACCGTGATGCCCAGGCCCACGCTCGCGCCCCACACGCCGGTCGCCCGGCCGCGCTCGACGGGGTCGGTGAAGGTGTGGGCCAGGATCGCCAGCCCGCAGGAGAGGACCGCGGCGCCGCCGAGGCCCTCCACGACGCGGGCCCCGACGAAGACCGCGCTGACGGGGGCCAGCGCGCACAGCAGCGCCCCGAGGCCCATGACGGCCAGGCCGCCGACGTACACCCTCCGGCGGCCGCGGGCGTCGCCCAGCGCCCCGCTGGCCAGCAGGCCCGCCGCGAGGCCGACGCTCATCGAGCTGAGGATCCAGGCACGGGCACCCGACCCCGACCCGAGGTCGGCGGCGGTCGCCGGCACGGTCGACATCGGGGTCACGTAGGTGACCAGCACCAGCGCGGTCCCGAGCGCCACGAGCAGCACCGGCCGCTCGGGACGCACGGCGTCGAGGGGCGGACGGGGGGTCGGTTTGACTTCCGAACTCACTCGCGGCAACGTAGCAGCGAAACGCCCGCACGACCACCCCGTGCCCCCCGCTGTCCCTGCCCCCGGCCACCCCGCGACCCGCTCGGAGCCCCATGCCCACCGTCCCGCTGGCCCCGCTCGCCGCCCTGCCCGGCCGACCGTGCCCGATGGCCGCGTCGCTGGAGGTCGTCGGCGAGCGGTGGGCGCTGCTGGTGGTGCGCGAGGTGGCGCTCGGCCAGCACCGCTTCTCCGGGATCGTCGCCGGCACCGGCGCGCCCCGGGACCGGGTGACCGCCCGGCTGCGCAGCCTGGTGGCGGCCGGGGTGCTGGAGCGGCGGCAGTACCAGTCCGGCCCGGACCGCTTCGACTACCACCTCACCGACGCCGGGCGCGACCTGCTGCCGGTGCTCGACGCCCTCGTCGGCTGGGGCCGGGTCCACGCCGTGCACCCCGACGACCCCGACCTGCCCCGACACCGGCGACGCCGCTGGGTCGACCCCGCCACCCCCCAGGAGAGCCCGTGACCGACGTGACCGACCCCGCGACGACCGCCCCCGAGTCCCCCGACTCCCCCGACTGGGGCGAGCCGCGCTCGCGCACCGTCACCTGGCACGACCCGCTGCGCTCGGCCCAGGCCGGGCTGGCCATGGCCGGGATCGACTACCTGCACGCCATGGTCGAGGGCAGGATCCCGCCGCCGCCGATCGCACAGCTGGTCCAGATGGACTTCACGGCCGCCGAGCCGGGGCGGGTGGAGTTCACCTGCACGCCGGACGAGTCGGCGTACAACCCGATCGGGGCGGTGCACGGCGGGCTGGTCTGCACGCTGCTCGACTCGGTCGCCGGGTGCGCGCTGCACAGCACGCTGCCGGCCGGCAAGGGCTACACCTCGGTCGAGATCAAGGTCAGCTACCTCAAGGCCGTCCGGGCCTCCAGCGGGCAGCTCACCGCCGTCGGCACGGTGGTGAAGGCCGGCTCGCGGGTGGGCTTCACCGAGGGCGTGGTCACCGACGCGTCGGGGGCCGTGGTCGCCACCTGCTCCAGCACGCTGCTCGTCTTCGACCTGCCGACCGGCTGAGCGGCTCGCGGACGGGGCGACGGGGCGCGGCCCGCACCCCGGATCGACCCGACCGGCGTGGGACGACTGGGAACGCGCCGCCTGGGCACGGTGTCGGCGTGAGCGAGCCGACCGACCGCGACCCCGCCGACGCCCGTCCCGACGCCCGGTCCGACGCCCGGTCCCACCCCGAGACCTACCGGGTGGCGCGCGGCGAGCAGGGCGTGCTGACGGTCGAGCCCTACAAGAGCGAGCTGCTGCCGCTGTGGCGCTTCGCGACGCCCGACAAGGCGCGGGAGAGCGCGGTGGCGATCACCGAGCGGTTCCACGCCTACCTCGAGGCCGGCGACGTCGTCGGGGCCGACATGGCGCGCAAGTTCCTCCAGATGGGCTACACGCGCTCGCGGCGCTACGCGAACCACCCCGGGGGCAGGAAGTACGACGGCCCGGTGCCGGTGGACCGCAAGGGGCAGAGCGGGGCGCACGGTCGCGCCGAGCTGCCCCGCGGCCCCGAGGACCCCGTCAAGGCCGAGAGCGCCCGCATCTTCAAGCAGGCCTGGGACGCCGTCGAGCAGGTCGAGGCCTACACGCGGGCCCGCGCGGAGCACCGCCGCCGGTTCGGCTGAGGGCGAACCCCGCCCTCGCGGCTCCCGGCTGTCGGCGTACGCCGGTAGATTCGACCGGGTGACGATTCTCGACGACGCCCGCGAGGGCATGAACCCCGCCATCCGCGTCCAGGACGACCTCTTCGGCCACGTCAACGGCACCTGGCTCGAGACGGCCCGGATCCCCGACGACCGGTCCTCGTGGGGCCCCTTCGTGGTGCTGGCCGACCAGGCCGAGGAGCACGTGCGCGAGATCGTCGAGGCGTGCGCCCAGGGCCGCGTCGAGGGCGAGGAGGCCCGCAAGATCGGCGACCTCTACGCCAGCTTCATGGACGAGGAGCGCATCGAGGAGCTCGGCCACAGCCCGATCGTGCCGCTGCTCGAGCAGATCGACGCGATCACCGACCTCCCCGGCCTCGCGGCCTTCCTCGGCTCCTTCGAGCGCCGCGGCGGCGGCGGGCTGTTCGGCTCCTACGTCGACAGTGACGACCGCGACTCCGACCGCTACCTCGTGCAGCTCGGCCAGGGCGGCATCGGCCTGCCCGACGAGAGCTACTACCGCGACGAGAAGTACGCCGAGATCCGCGACAAGTACCTCGCCTACCTCCGCACCCTGCTCACCCTCGCCGAGCTGCCCGACGCCGAGGCCACCGCAGCCCGCGTGCTGGCGCTCGAGACCCGGATCGCCGAGGGCCACTGGGAGCGCGCCGCGACCCGCGACGTCATCAAGACCTACAACCTGCGCACCCTGGCCGAGCTCGAGGCCACCGTGCCGAGCTTCGACTTCACCGCCTGGGTGAGCGGCCTCGGCGGCACCCGCGACACCGTCTTCGAGACCGTGGTCCGCCAGCCGTCGTTCTTCGAGCACCTCGAGACCGTGCTCGGCGAGACCTCGATCGCCGACTGGAAGGCGTTCTTGCAGGTCCGCGCGATCCGCACGGCGGCGTCGTACCTCTCGAGCGACTTCGTCGAGACCAACTTCGACTTCTACGGCCGCACCCTGTCCGGCACGCCCGAGCTGCGGGCCCGCTGGAAGCGAGGCGTCGGCCTCGTGCAGGGCGCGCTGGGCGAGGCCGTGGGCCAGGAGTACGTCGCCCGCCACTTCCCGCCGCGCTCCAAGGAGCTGATGGACGCGCTGGTCGGCAACCTGCTCGAGGCCTACCGGCAGTCGATCACCGAGCTCGACTGGATGACCGAGGAGACCAAGCAGCGG
This genomic interval from Nocardioides scoriae contains the following:
- a CDS encoding TetR/AcrR family transcriptional regulator; this encodes MTTTRVPQEQRTRAMRQRLLEATIECLVEHGWSGTSTTLVSQRAGVSRGAQLHHFPTKSDLVLAAVAHLSEVRGEELRAAAAGLPTGRRRTRAVLEMFADHFTSPVFSAALELWVAARTDPALHAAVLPLEQRVGRDAHRIAVAALGVDESRPGVRELVQGTLDLVRGLGLANTISDDTARRGRILAAWAQTLDAALEAA
- a CDS encoding winged helix-turn-helix transcriptional regulator, giving the protein MPTVPLAPLAALPGRPCPMAASLEVVGERWALLVVREVALGQHRFSGIVAGTGAPRDRVTARLRSLVAAGVLERRQYQSGPDRFDYHLTDAGRDLLPVLDALVGWGRVHAVHPDDPDLPRHRRRRWVDPATPQESP
- a CDS encoding DUF4385 domain-containing protein codes for the protein MSEPTDRDPADARPDARSDARSHPETYRVARGEQGVLTVEPYKSELLPLWRFATPDKARESAVAITERFHAYLEAGDVVGADMARKFLQMGYTRSRRYANHPGGRKYDGPVPVDRKGQSGAHGRAELPRGPEDPVKAESARIFKQAWDAVEQVEAYTRARAEHRRRFG
- a CDS encoding TIGR03084 family metal-binding protein, which codes for MNVLEQVLADLEAEGAQLERLVADLDETGWRTPTPAPGWDVATQVAHLAWTDDAAVAAATSKDVWDALVLRALEDPDGFVDAEALAGGRVPPADLLARWRAGRAALAAALRSAPEGRRMPWFGPPMSATSMATARFMETWAHALDVADALDAVVLPTDRIRHVAHLGVRTRGFAFATHGLPAPTEEVRVELVAPSGEAWTWGDEAAEQRVTGSAYDFCLRVTQRRHRDDLDLTAVGPVADRWLDLAQAFAGPPGPGRAPGATGLDDPAGPVA
- a CDS encoding M13 family metallopeptidase, with the protein product MTILDDAREGMNPAIRVQDDLFGHVNGTWLETARIPDDRSSWGPFVVLADQAEEHVREIVEACAQGRVEGEEARKIGDLYASFMDEERIEELGHSPIVPLLEQIDAITDLPGLAAFLGSFERRGGGGLFGSYVDSDDRDSDRYLVQLGQGGIGLPDESYYRDEKYAEIRDKYLAYLRTLLTLAELPDAEATAARVLALETRIAEGHWERAATRDVIKTYNLRTLAELEATVPSFDFTAWVSGLGGTRDTVFETVVRQPSFFEHLETVLGETSIADWKAFLQVRAIRTAASYLSSDFVETNFDFYGRTLSGTPELRARWKRGVGLVQGALGEAVGQEYVARHFPPRSKELMDALVGNLLEAYRQSITELDWMTEETKQRAFDKLDTFLPKIGYPTKWRDYSALEVSADDLLGNVLASTAFETDRELRKIGAPVDRDEWFMLPQTVNAYYNPGTNEICFPAGILQKPFFDAEADPAENYGGIGAVIGHEIGHGFDDQGAQYDGHGNLNDWWTADDKAAFEVKSKALVAQYDAFEPRDLPGEHVNGSLTVGENIGDLGGLTIALRAYRIFLGDQPVPERDGLTGVQRLFLNWAYVWRTKRRKELAETFLATDPHSPPEFRANIARNLAEFHEAFEVRPGDQLWLDPEDRVRIW
- a CDS encoding acyclic terpene utilization AtuA family protein, with product MSLPDAARPLVVANCSGFYGDRLSAMREVLEGGAPLDVVTGDYLAELTMLILGRDRLKDPSTGYARTFVRQVEDCLGLALERGVRLVSNAGGLNPAGLAARLREVADGLGLSPSIAWVDGDDLAPRAAELGLDGALTANAYLGGFGIARALEAGADVVVTGRVTDASVVVGPAAWHHGWTPADLDQLAGAVVAGHVVECGTQATGGNFSGFLELARDARPLGFPIAEVAADGSSVITKHDGTGGLVSVDTVTAQLMYEVQTTAYLGPDVTVDLTSVVLHQEGPDRVRVSGVRGLPAPARLKVCVNELGGWRNQLELVLTGLDLDEKAAWVRAQLEPRLGAAEVTWSRTRAPQEDADTEEGASCLLRVSVKDPSPDPVGKAFTAVGVELALASYPGFTLTSPPGPAVPYGVYRPAYVDRDVVTHTVHLPDGTTEVVPETGPFGTPFETGPFETGLRPSSGNGGNSGSEASSEVGSVPEEGARQPSRRVPLGTFVHARSGDKGGDANVGLWARSGELQEARGRWLAGFVTPARVKALLPEAADLEVEVVGLPNLHGVNVLVRGLLGDGVAASTRFDPQAKALGEWLRSRHVDVPQELL
- a CDS encoding MFS transporter — protein: MRPERPVLLVALGTALVLVTYVTPMSTVPATAADLGSGSGARAWILSSMSVGLAAGLLASGALGDARGRRRVYVGGLAVMGLGALLCALAPVSAVFVGARVVEGLGGAAVLSCGLAILAHTFTDPVERGRATGVWGASVGLGITVGALLAAGLDVGTGWREGYALTAVLVLALVVPSARGLGESRAAHPRRLDVAGTIALAGGLTLLVAGLTGIRAGLSPLVVALLALAVASLVAFVVVERRVAEPMVELRLLAEPGFLAATVGALGVGLGIIAMTSNVPLVVQLGLGEGVWTATWLILVWSATSVGTSLLVRRVALPLSGSATLGVALVVVGAGQLLGLGLTTGSSAWRLVPALAVAGLATGVLNAGLGREAVAHVPPDRAAMGSGTNNTARYLGAACGITLFSVLVQHAGPGAGAAAVVDGWQVAVVVAAALSWAAAVVVLVAARRGARTH
- a CDS encoding acyl-CoA dehydrogenase family protein; the protein is MTLRHAQGPGAWTDEQRALQESTAELVRREVLPHLQDWEDAGEIPRSLHQAAARAGLLGLSFPEAVGGEGGTLLDSVALQEAFFAAGGSSGLAAGLFTAGIALPHLAARGTPEQVDRWVRPTLAGELIGALAVTEPGGGSDVARLRTTAVRDGDHYVVNGTKTFITSGVRADFVTTAVRTGGPGHGGISLLVVEKGTPGFTVDRSLGKMGWHCSDTAELAYADVRVPVANLVGEEHSGFVQIAEQFVVERIALAVHAYGIAARSLALAAAYARERETFGRPLASRQVVQHQLVEMHRQVETARVYTRHVAARHVAGEDVVAEACLAKQTAVEACDHVVDRAVQLHGGTGYLHGTEVERHYRDSRILGIGGGATEVLTDLSARLLGYTA
- a CDS encoding acyl-CoA carboxylase subunit beta, producing MSAVDDVAADRRASMLGKIAELEAEQAKAVAGGGPKYVERHHARGRLLPRERIELLVDPGSAFLELSPLAGWGSDFAVGASLVTGIGVVEGVECLITANDPTVKGGASNPWTVRKGFRAAQIAEENGLPTISLVESGGADLPTQKEIFIPGGKVFRDLTRSSARKQPTIALVFGNSTAGGAYVPGMSDYTVMVKGQAKVFLGGPPLVKMATGEESDDESLGGAEMHARTSGLADYLAVDEHDAIRIGRRIVARLNPDRWSPTSPAASAGPAAYTEPALDPDDLLDLIPTDLKEPFDPREVIAHLADGVSPTNGQVFDEFKPLYGASLVTGWARIHGHQVGILANAQGVLFSEEAQKATQFIQLANQVDVPLLFLHNTTGYMVGAEYEQGGIIKHGAQMINAVSNSTVPHLTVVLGASYGAGNYGMNGRAYDPRFLFTWPSAKSAVMGPAQLAGVMEIVARQSAESRGQTFDAEGFAGIKELVEAQIEEQSMPFFLSGMLYDDGVIDPRDTRTVLGICLSVITSHHRVEGTSRFGVFRT
- a CDS encoding PaaI family thioesterase, translating into MTDVTDPATTAPESPDSPDWGEPRSRTVTWHDPLRSAQAGLAMAGIDYLHAMVEGRIPPPPIAQLVQMDFTAAEPGRVEFTCTPDESAYNPIGAVHGGLVCTLLDSVAGCALHSTLPAGKGYTSVEIKVSYLKAVRASSGQLTAVGTVVKAGSRVGFTEGVVTDASGAVVATCSSTLLVFDLPTG